Proteins from a single region of Synchiropus splendidus isolate RoL2022-P1 chromosome 3, RoL_Sspl_1.0, whole genome shotgun sequence:
- the gcm2 gene encoding chorion-specific transcription factor GCMb, which yields MSRVEEREQTDCVCSVGMKLTWDINDPKLPQDPPQFDRFQEWTDGYVHYIYTAEDKNAQRHLSGWAMRNTNNHNCQILKKSCLGVVLCSRACSLPDGSRLQLRPAICDKARQKQQKKACPSCSAALELVPCRGHSGYPVTNFWRVDGKCIFFQAKGVHDHPRPESKSETEARRSSVKRRVTSPAFLSKRRLLDAQALPPALLSCADPADRISFIDPNFQQHYPAFQSAEPYYSPHHALQDGAPTLQKASAPRVYMSRPGYELQGYRSPPTYPLTSEPICDPRLGSVLASSSSSSSSSSSNAPHSASFDCQSKSNWKELLKTGAPYSDHAHYYSAEYPCRYPSNGPCSPAALQTIITTTTKVSYQPCPPSKPPSLLSALPEDPSSYSDDCGGVIKSFPPDPQTGRAERDGPEYRFPCYSSPHPTGSYRYEDY from the exons ATGTCCCGAGTGGAGGAGCGAGAGCAGACGGACTGCGTGTGCTCGGTCGGCATGAAGTTGACGTGGGACATTAACGACCCGAAACTCCCGCAG GACCCTCCGCAGTTCGACAGGTTCCAGGAGTGGACCGATGGCTACGTGCACTACATCTACACCG CGGAGGACAAGAACGCTCAGCGTCACCTGTCAGGCTGGGCCATGAGGAACACCAACAACCACAACTGTCAGATACTGAAGAAGTCCTGCCTGGGCGTGGTGCTGTGCTCTCGCGCCTGCTCCCTGCCGGACGGCTCCAGGCTGCAGCTCCGACCTGCCATCTGCGACAAGGCCCGGCAGAAGCAGCAGA AGAAGGCCTGTCCCAGCTGCAGCGCGGCGCTGGAGCTGGTTCCGTGCCGGGGCCACAGCGGTTACCCTGTTACCAACTTCTGGCGAGTGGATGGGAAGTGCATCTTCTTCCAG GCGAAAGGAGTACACGACCACCCGAGACCCGAATCCAAGTCTGAGACCGAGGCGCGCCGCAGCTCTGTCAAGAGACGGGTCACCTCTCCTGCCTTCCTGTCCAAGCGCCGGCTGCTGGACGCTCAG GCCCTGCCGCCGGCTCTGCTCTCCTGCGCCGACCCGGCCGACCGGATCTCTTTCATTGATCCAAACTTCCAGCAGCACTACCCGGCATTCCAGAGTGCAGAGCCTTACTACAGCCCCCATCATGCCCTGCAGGACGGCGCTCCCACGTTACAGAAGGCTTCCGCTCCCAGAGTGTACATGAGCCGACCAGGCTACGAGCTCCAGGGCTACCGCAGCCCTCCCACGTACCCGCTGACGTCGGAGCCCATCTGCGACCCCAG GCTGGGGTCTGtcctggcctcctcctcctcctcctcctcctcctcctcctccaacgctCCACACTCGGCCTCCTTTGACTGTCAGTCCAAGTCCAACTGGAAAGAGCTGCTGAAGACAGGCGCCCCCTACAGTGACCACGCCCACTACTACAGTGCAGAATATCCATGTCGCTACCCCAGCAACGGGCCGTGCTCCCCTGCAGCCCTTCagaccatcatcaccaccaccaccaag GTGTCGTACCAGCCCTGCCCTCCCTCCAAGCCTCCCAGCCTCCTCTCCGCCCTCCCTGAGGACCCCTCTTCCTACTCGGATGACTGCGGCGGGGTCATCAAGTCCTTCCCACCCGACCCTCAGACCGGCAGAGCGGAGCGGGACGGCCCAGAGTACCGCTTCCCCTGCTACTCCAGCCCCCACCCCACCGGCTCCTACCGTTACGAGGACTACTGA